From Bos mutus isolate GX-2022 chromosome 5, NWIPB_WYAK_1.1, whole genome shotgun sequence, one genomic window encodes:
- the METAP2 gene encoding methionine aminopeptidase 2 yields the protein MAGVEEAASCGSHLNGDLDPDEREEGAASTAEEAAKKKKRKKKKSKGAATGQQEPDKEAGASVDEVARQLERQALEEKEKDDDDEDGDGDGDGATGKKKKKKKKKRGPKVQTDPPSVPICDLYPNGVFPKGQECEYPPTQDGRTAAWRTTSEEKKALDQASEEIWNDFREAAEAHRQVRKYVMSWIKPGMTMIEICEKLEDCSRKLIKENGLNAGLAFPTGCSLNNCAAHYTPNAGDTTVLQYDDICKIDFGTHISGRIIDCAFTVTFNPKYDTLLKAVKDATNTGIKCAGIDVRLCDVGEAIQEVMESYEVEIDGKTYQVKPIRNLNGHSIGPYRIHAGKTVPIVKGGEATRMEEGEVYAIETFGSTGKGVVHDDMECSHYMKNFDVGHVPIRLPRTKHLLNVINENFGTLAFCRRWLDRLGESKYLMALKNLCDLGIVDPYPPLCDIKGSYTAQFEHTILLRPTCKEVVSRGDDY from the exons ATGGCGGGTGTGGAGGAGGCAGCGTCCTGCGGGAGCCACCTGAATGGCGACCTGGATCCAGACGAAAGAGAGGAGGGAGCTGCCTCTACGGCTGAGGAAgcggccaagaaaaaaaaaaggaagaagaagaagagtaaAGGGGCTGCCACAG GGCAACAGGAACCTGATAAAGAAGCAGGAGCCTCAGTTGATGAGGTGGCAAGACAATTGGAAAGACAAGcattggaagagaaagaaaaagatgatgatgatgaag ATGGAGATGGTGACGGAGATGGAGCAactggaaagaagaagaaaaagaagaagaagaagagaggac CAAAAGTTCAAACAGACCCTCCCTCAGTTCCAATATGTGACCTGTATCCTAATGGTGTATTTCCCAAAGGACAAGAATGCGAATACCCACCCACACAAGATGG GCGAACAGCTGCTTGGAGAACTACaagtgaagaaaagaaagcattagATCAAGCTAGTGAAGAGATTTGGAATGATTTTCGAGAAGCTGCAGAAGCACATCGACAAGTTAGAAAATATGTTATGAGCTGGATCAAGCCTGGGATGACAATGATAGAAATCTG tgAGAAGTTGGAAGACTGTTCACGAAAGTTAATAAAAGAGAATGGATTAAACGCAGGCCTGGCATTTCCTACTGGGTGTTCTCTGAATAACTGTGCTGCCCATTATACTCCCAATGCTGGTGACACAACAGTATTACAGTATGATGACATCTGTAAGATAGACTTTGGAACACATATAAGTG GTAGGATTATCGATTGTGCTTTTACTGTCACTTTTAATCCCAAATATGATACATTATTAAAAGCTGTCAAAGATGCCACTAACACTGGAATAAAG TGTGCCGGAATTGATGTTCGTCTCTGTGATGTTGGTGAGGCTATCCAAGAAGTTATGGAATCCTATGAAGTTGAAATAGATGGGAAGACATATCAAG TGAAACCAATCCGTAATCTAAATGGACATTCAATTGGGCCATATAGAATACATGCTGGGAAAACAGTGCCCATTGTGAAAGGAGGAGAGGCAACAAGAATGGAG GAAGGAGAAGTATATGCCATTGAAACCTTTGGTAGCACAGGAAAAGGTGTGGTTCATGATGATATGGAATGTTCACATTACATGAAAAATTTTGATGTTGGACATGTGCCAATAAG GCTTCCAAGAACAAAACACTTGTTAAATGTCATCAATGAAAACTTTGGCACTCTTGCCTTCTGCCGCAGATGGCTGGATCGTTTGGGAGAAAGTAAATACTTGATGGCTCTGAAGAATCTGTGTGACTTGGGCATTGTAGACCCATATCCACCATTATGTGACATTAAAGGATCATATACAGCACAGTTTGAACACACCATACTTTTGCGTCCAACATGTAAAGAAGTTGTCAGCCGAGGAGATGACTATTAA